A portion of the Thunnus maccoyii chromosome 20, fThuMac1.1, whole genome shotgun sequence genome contains these proteins:
- the LOC121886982 gene encoding ankyrin repeat and SOCS box protein 12-like — protein MLQLRTSEEEESSCEISQLRQAVLQNNDRLLDEMLCQEIYKKVINCRGGWGIAGTPLHAAVSKGHLSCLQVLLTHGALVDCVDVKAQTPLFAAVRGKYLDCVLALLRAGANPNGSSTNNCSPVLTAAREGDVEILKELLKHGAEVNSRSKVLLWTSRARVSSGPLYLAAVYGHMECFKLLLLYGADPDYNCTDAKLLSSIKQPKTVLEMCLRHGCGVEYIQLLIDFGANVYLPTLIIEKSTKQNEAVELLLQERGNPKALTSQCRLAIRRYLKKINKIHCIDQLEMPTSLINFLQYKPVPVTVL, from the exons ATGCTCCAGTTAAGGAcctctgaagaagaagaaagcagtTGTGAAATTTCCCAGCTCAGACAAGCGGTGTTACAAAACAATGACAGACTCCTTGATGAGATGCTCTGCCAAGAAATCTACAAGAAGGTCATCAACTGCAGAGGTGGCTGGGGCATTGCAGGCACGCCTCTGCACGCTGCAGTGTCTAAAGGCCATCTCAGCTGTCTGCAGGTTTTGTTAACCCATGGCGCCCTTGTAGACTGTGTGGATGTCAAGGCCCAGACGCCCCTCTTTGCAGCTGTTCGTGGGAAATACCTGGACTGTGTCTTAGCGCTCCTCAGAGCCGGCGCCAACCCCAACGGGAGCTCAACCAACAACTGCTCCCCCGTCCTCACTGCTGCTCGGGAGGGTGATGTGGAAATATTGAAGGAACTGCTTAAACATGGCGCAGAGGTGAACTCCCGCTCCAAAGTCTTACTCTGGACCTCTAGAGCCAGGGTGTCCAGCGGGCCGCTGTACCTGGCTGCCGTTTACGGACACATGGAGTGCTTCAAACTGCTACTCCTGTATGGGGCAGACCCAGATTACAACTGCACAGATGCAAAGCTGCTGAGTTCTATCAAGCAGCCTAAAACTGTGCTGGAGATGTGCCTCAGGCATGGCTGCGGAGTGGAGTACATCCAGCTTCTGATCGACTTTGGTGCAAATGTCTACCTCCCCACGCTGATCATCGAGAAGTCCACGAAGCAGAATGAGGCTGTGGAGCTACTTCTGCAGGAAAGAG GAAATCCAAAGGCCTTGACTTCACAGTGCCGACTCGCTATCCGCAGATACCTCAAAAAGATCAACAAGATCCACTGCATCGACCAGCTGGAAATGCCAACAAGTCTCATTAACTTCTTGCAATACAAGCCAGTCCCAGTCACTGTCCTGTAG